In Ornithodoros turicata isolate Travis chromosome 1, ASM3712646v1, whole genome shotgun sequence, the DNA window ATTCATGCAAAATAATTTCAACGTTGATCTGGCTGTTATCAATTCTGAGCTCTGTGGACATCTTGCTGACTGTCACAGTTGTTGTGCTGACATTTACTCTGCCATCGTgttgaggaaagaaagaaattgggGCAAAACCTTTCTTCTTGAACAAGTGGAGGTTGCAAGTAGGGATAATTGTGTTCTGTTCTCATTTCCTTCGCTATTGAGATTTCTTGCTTCAAAATGTATTGGTATtgattaaaatatttttgtttaagaATCTGTCGTCGTGTGCATTGCGTTCATCATGGGATAGTCAATCAATCACATGTTTATTGACCACCTGTTTAGAAAACAGAATACAACATAAGACTGTGAAGGAGCTTGGTGAGGAGGAGGTGCAGCTTGCTGCTGTGCATGGTGCACAAGCAGTTAATGTCCTAGCAGCAGCTCCAGCGGTCCAGCTCAAAAAATGATAACGGTACGCAAGAAGCTTCCAGCCTTATTGAGCAATGGATGGCTCTCTTATGGGGAGCTGTCTACAGACTGAGTCATCCCGCTCCCCAAACAAAGTTGACAACTTATTGAAGAAGCAGGGGAATGTCATCCATTGTGGTCTCCGGAATAAACTGGGACACGTTACTGCATGCTGAAGCTCAGCGCTTCAGCTGAATGAGAGCTGCCTGCAGTACATATATCATACACGGATATCATACAGGTCGCAAGCAATGAAACACCAAAGGAGAGATACAGGGGacgacaaacaacaaaaacagaaatGATAAAGTTCAGGAGTAATGAATGAAAAGAGAACACATGATGGAATGGGAATCCAGGCATTACAATAGCACCATATCCAGACTGCGAAATTTGGGTACACATAACCACCAAACCATAAAACAATGGAAAAGTAAAGGTGCTTGCTGTCCCTAATTTTTCTTACACCTCaaatttctatttttgttccTATTTGAGATTGTAGCTGTGCTTTATGGCACATATCCCACATGCCGAACCAGCTAGAAATAGAAGAACTAGAACTGTAACTAGAAACTAGAATGGCACAAACCTGACCCAAACACACAAGAATTTCGTTGCAACGCTCTGACTGTATGATATAGTTAGCCAATACAAGCTCTAGTGTGCATTGTATGTGAAAATGGTCACCCATGTAATGTAAACTCAGTCCAGATTTACATGGTTGGCTAGCCTACCTTGCTGCACGTGCCACAGTTTGACGTCATGACCTGAGCATCATTTTCTGTGGGATACTTGTTACGTCACCTTTAAGCGCACCTTTAAGTCCTGTTAatttaacgaaatacattcCATGCCAGTGAGTAGAACTGGTTCGTAGAAACAAGCTCGGTTGTCACATTGCCTTCAGAGCATTAGTCCATATCGGCTACTGTTTCGATCCCACCTTATCACAGAGACAAACTTGGGAGTAGATATGTTGCATTTGCGCAAATTTCGATGTCTACCTTGCCGCACTTGCAACAACGTATTTATTTACAATATCAAGCTGCGTATGTGACACGTAGCCCACATATCAGCACCAGTTGCGATTCAAACGCGATTATTTCTTGCACGAAATCATGCTTAAAAACACAGGCGCATTCTCATATTTTGCTGCTTGGTAAATATCCTAGCAGAAGACGCCGTAGAGGAACGAAGAACTGCTGCTTTCAAATATAAGCGTCTCGATTTGTTTTCACGGTgtgatgcgttttttttttttttttctggcggtGTTGACGTTCTCGGAGccgcacaaacaaacaacaccgACTATAGAAATGCGCAATGTTTTACGACGAATGAACATATCCATCTGCCGTCTTCGCCCCCGATTGGTTACTGGGTCGATGACGAGTCGTCGTGATGTGTATAACCGGCCCCGTATGACCAGTATGACCAGCTACCGCGGGTTGTGTTTGCTGTTCATGTTGAAAGTCTTGTTCTGTCAAACAAGACAAGCATCAAACACTGTTGCGAGGCACGTTTTGTATCGTCAGTGTGACCAGTCGATTATACATAACCAAAACATGTTTGCATGCACGTTGTCAAACGTGTTTTGAGcgtttgtataaccagtgtgattgCAGCCTTACGCTACGTAAAAATGTTATATTTTCGCGCGCTCAGTGTTTCCACACTCAGTGAGTAGAACCCGTTGCGTAAGTTACGCAGTGGATTTTACTCCAATATATAATAAATAACTGTACCCAAGTCCTTGCGTTCTGAGTTCCATATCCCTTGACTTTTTTAGGTTCATTGTACTGGTGCATAGCACATGGCGCAACAATAGACCAAGGGCACTTCAGCAGCGCAACTTCTGTTTCGGGGCGGTTCAGGAAGTATTAGAATTACTGTATTATAACACTGTACCTCTTGAGATGGTGACATAAATGGCATGCTGCCTGAAAACGCTCTTGGAGCATTCCCTGTTAGTCATTCCTCATTCCTGACTTTTGTTCCAATTCTTTATAAAATAATCTTTATGGGAATCGGATTCCGAGGACCACTACACCCTCGATAGGGATTAAACCTTTCTAGGCAGACACAGGATTTTGCGCCATGTGGTTTAAAGTGAGATGTCTGGTATTCCACTGTTTTCGGTACAGTCCAATGATCGACGAAGTGACATTTCAAAATGCTGTTTCGATACCCTAGTGATGAGTACAGTAGACCACTTGTTGTGGGTGGCAGGGGACATCCCGTCAGAATACGAATAGGTGTTACCCTTTCAAGCAGGGCCCGCGAGGGAAATTATGGGGCGCCGCGCGCGGGGTGTGTTCTGCCCGGGCCCTGCACCTCACGTGTCCACAAAATAGTGCGAATATGTCTTGTTTGTATGATTACGCGTGTTTGAATTACGTGCAATAATGCATACGCATACTACATGTATCAGCCTGGCCTCTGTCGCTTGCATCAAGTCAGAAATAAAGGATATTTGCATGCAGCACAGCAGTAAACAAAAAAATGAGAGCTGCCGCACATTCCCAATCGTTCAAACTCTAGCCATCTATTACAGTGTTGCGTAAAGCCACAGTGACGTGATCGTAAGAGAAGTTTTCATTTCAAGTGAAGCATCGATACACGTGGGTGGTAAAAAATGTGCAAATTAGTGCCGATGGTGGCGgtcatggtgaaagggcttgccgttgtcggcctcacggaggtgggcaacggcacgactgacgccctgggggaatgtgcgtcctgggccaacttctaaggggactgtgccgacatatgtctgaaagcgtgtgaggaaaacccaggaaaaaccccagacagcacggccggcACCGGTAttcaaacccgggtacctcccagtcacgacgtgaaaTGGAAGTTGTACTTATACTCGTAGTGCTAACATTCACAGCACTTACGGAGCCACCCTATATCAGAATGGGTGATGAACGTgctgaaaagaagaagaaaatgctgATCCATGCCTTGTTTTCAAATTTGCGACTTCAAAAGTTTCCAGGACAGCAGTGTCGCTCGACGAAAATGGTGCGATAAGAGAAGATAGAGATATAcacaagaaaagaagaagacaaacacaacaacaacctATCAAGAGATCACAAAAGTttggaccggcctcggtggctcagtcggtagcgtgttcgcctagtaatcccgagatcgcgggttcgaacccggccgagaacgccagcaacttggtggcagggtacaagttgcttggacacgccgtcttccgcgagggacgttaaatacggggagccgtgtgatgagctttcatcgcacgttaaagaaccctcagatgggcaaaagcaatccacagaccgaccgctgtggcgtcgctcatgatctcagttgtctcgcgacgtaaacacccaattattattacaaaAGTTTGGCCGCGTGATGCCAGCTACGTCAAAGGAATAACTCGATTGGCTgatcatgttttcggaattcTTATCGTGAACACCGTGCGACTGATACCTGTTTCTGCTTTTATATATAAGCCGGCTAAGACGTATCTGCTCATTCAGAACATTTGCGTCGTGCAGTGTTTCAAGTTGTCATTTTCGCGTTACCGTCTGTATAGTTGCCGTCTGTATATATAGTATTTGAAGAGCTTTATTTTGTTCTGTGTGACTTGtgtgcgtgtatgtgtgtgcattGAACAATCTTTTAACTGTCTATTGTtatctctctttttgtttgCGCTCGTGTGAGGcgcctttttgtttttctttctttttttctttttctttgtctcTTTCCAATGGACGACGCTCTAGCTCAAATTCTGCTGGAGGACGACATCGAGCGGACGTTTCGAGAGCGCTCGGATGCTTTCGAAGAACACGACCACGTCTTTTTCGGAAAGTATAGAATGACGAAGGCGCTCGCACACTGGCTATGCGAGCAGCTGAGGCCAACTCTACAACCCCGAAGACAGACGCGAACCACATTGTCCGTGGAGAAACAGGTCCTCATCGCCCTGAGGTTCTACGCCACCGGTAGCTTTCAAGGAGCCGTTGGGAGCGACCGTGATCTGTCGGTAACCCAGGGATCTGTGAGCAGGATTCTGTTCAAGGTCACAAACGCCATCATACACCGCCTTGCACCATTGTGGATCCGATTTCCTCAAGATCCTGCAGACGTCAGGGCTGCAATGAGGGACTTCGAGCCCAAATGGCATATGCCTGGCGTGATTGGTAAGCATGTTAAACGAGAAGGGGAGGCGGAGCTCGTGGTATATAGTGAGAGAAGTTTTTTGAAAGCGCTCGCTTTGTGTCACCACTGAAATATGACATTGTGTGAAATCTCTTTCGCAGGATGCATCGATGGAACTCTGATACCTATCATCGCTCCCTCCGAAAGCAGCGGCCGGTTACAAAAGAGTGCGTTTTTCAGCAATTCTACGCACTCAACGCGATGATCGTAAGTCAACTCTATCCCTATTCATTGAGTAGGCACTGTCCCAATTACAGTGTTTAGATATACTAATAAAATATTATCCTGTGGAACGCCATGTCGTTGTCATCGGTTTGTGACTCCTCCATGCGGATCACGTCCCTAGACTGCTCGTTTGCGGGAGGGACGCACGACGCGTACGTCTGGCGCCACAGCGAGTTGCGCAAGGAGCTCTCGCGAACGTATTCGCCTGATGTAGACAGGTTCCTTCTGGGTAAGGTTATCAAAACATAATCATGAGATGCGACAGGTGACATTTTCCGTTTTACTCAGGCCACAGCGGCTATCCACTAGAACCGTGGCTACTGACTCCGTTGCTAGGCCATCCCCCGAGGTCAACGCCAGGGGCACGATACAACAATCGCCACAAAAGAGCGCGTGGTATCGTGGAGAAATGCATCGGGATACTAAAGTCGAGGTTCCGGTGTCTTCAGCGGTATCGAAGCCTGCAGTACAGTCCGGACAGGACAGCAAGGATCGTCGTAGCGTGTGCCGTGCTGCACAACATTTGCGTGCATGCATGGACACCCGCAGTTGACACAGGTGACGGCGACGGCCCTGATGACGAGGATGACTCTCGAATGATGTCCCGTCACAtcaacgacgacaacaacgTGTATGACACAGGAGCGGATGTGCGAAGCAAAATTATTGACAAGCTGTGGCGCTCTTCAAGTCTCTCTTTTGGACTTCCTgcagaacatgagagaactgatgttctcaggctgcAACAAGATAGAAAGGAAAAATGTGAAAGGACAAaaaaggtgtgttagcttagttcaattggcagagccctggattggaaatccagaagatgtgggttcgagtcctacagctggctaaccttttcagtgacttttatctttcatcgttaattcccTGCAAAGTCCCTCTTTCATTGCTTGACTTTTGTGCTTGGAGTGCTACGATGATTTTGCAATTCGTCGTGCTCAGGTGTTGGTGCTTGTCCATATTAAGTTATCAGCTTTTTCATTCGGGACAATTTCTTCAGCAATATGGAAACTATGTTCCATGATGCTAATGTGTACGTCCGCAACACTTCGAAGAATGCAAAGTGAAAGACCATTTGTACTACACACAAAAAATTGGACCACTTGACGGCAGTGTTGCGTACTACCCTGGTAGCCTCAATCGTCTTATATTTTTATGTATGCAAAAATGAGCTAgggagccgcaaacacggcgaaacacgtgtcttctggtgctgtcgcatcgttcaatgagtatccgtttctctacgtgcagccatagaagccattttaatctgtaagtttgaatttcaaacacgtctagcatcatttacttattttttaatggcttttcccccctctttataattcactggcttgcactgtggcattgaggagtgctcagccaccctcccaggtgtatatcgctcgctgagtgacccctggtttgccaatccagaacgatgcgcagctacccagggccgacgagccgcaaacacggtgaaacacgtgtcctctggtgctgtcgcatcgttcaatgagtatctgtttctctacgtgca includes these proteins:
- the LOC135384798 gene encoding putative nuclease HARBI1 → MDDALAQILLEDDIERTFRERSDAFEEHDHVFFGKYRMTKALAHWLCEQLRPTLQPRRQTRTTLSVEKQVLIALRFYATGSFQGAVGSDRDLSVTQGSVSRILFKVTNAIIHRLAPLWIRFPQDPADVRAAMRDFEPKWHMPGVIGCIDGTLIPIIAPSESSGRLQKSAFFSNSTHSTR